GGGTACTTTCATTGGCGCCTGCAGTATGCTGCACAATGCCTATCCTTCTGCTAATTTCAAGGCGATGGGGCAAAAAGCCATGGACTACACGAAGAATAATATGTGTAATGCACAAGGGCTGTTGCCTGACGAATATGACTGTGATGACTGTCAGGGGTTCAAAGCGATCTTCGCCCGCTGGGCATGCAGATTTGTGAAAGATCATAATTTGCAGAGCACCTACGCTGCGTGGCTGAATTATAATGCAGCAGAAGCCTGGACGTACAGAAACACCAATGGACTAATGTGGGGACAATGGTGGAGACGGACACCCGACAGTTACCTTAATTCATTTGAAACAACGAGTGGGGTGGCGATGATGAATGGCGTTTGGTTGTTTTAAAGTAAGTTGAATTGAGATTACGGCTATATTTATTTCATTTTATAATAAATAAATATAGCCGTAATGCTTATCTATCAAACAATTATGACTACGTAGAGGAAAAATTTTAAATAAAATTTGGCAGATTAAGAAAAACGCGTACATTTGCACTCCCTGACACGGAAATCAAAGATGCCCAGATGGCGAAATTGGTAGACGCACTGTGTTCAGGTCGCAGCGCTCGCAAGGGTGTGCTGGTTCGAATCCAGTTCTGGGCACAAAAAGTACAAAACCCGCTCTTTGAGTGGGTTTTCTGTTTTAAGCCATAATAGCCATTTCATAAGTTATTTATTATCAAACAATAACAGGTTCGAATCCGGATTCAAGGATTAGCTCGAGGATGACGTTTGGTGCTGTGGCTCAGAGTCTGTTATCTGAAAAAACCAGCTTTTCTGCGAAGATCGAACCAATGATTTGTTTTTTGCCGATCGGGGCCCGTAGGGATACAAATTACCTTCGCCTAACGTCAGTCAATACTTCCTACATTTACCAGAACGAGATAAAAATGAATAAAAAAATGGCTGACAGAGGACAGCCATTCCAATTTATGTGATAATCGATATAATTATAAAAGATTACCTCAAGAGGCTGATTTATCACTACCATCTATGCGAAAGATTATTCTAAAAATATTCCATTCATAAGGCACACCACCCAAAAATTTACTAGACTTATCGACATTATTAAGAACTATTAACTGAGCGCGATTCATTTCAAGAATTTTATTTACTAAATGTAGACCAATGCCATTGCCTGACTTCCCTTCTTTTTTCGCCTGACTTCCTGAGTAATTTTCCTCAAGTATTTTCAATTTCTCATCCTCCTCAATTTTTAAGCTTAACATTCTGAAATCTATCGAAAATTCTTTCTCTTTATTTGAGAAGCTAATGTCAATCGTACTACCTGGCTTAGCATACTTTGTTGCGTTCTCGATTAAATGATAAAATGCAACATGCATTGACTCATAGTCTATATATAATTTATCATAATTCTCCTGAACATTTACGTATATATATTGGTCTGTAAAATCAGGAAAGAAGATATATAGCAAATTAAAAATAACCTTTCTAACCGGATGATACCGTGGCTGAAGAATAGGGTCCGTCTCGTATAGTTTCTTAAATACAGAAAACTCCGTCTTCATCGATGCATTGTTCTTCGCAATTCTTAGAAATGTCTTTGCTGCTTCATCAGGCTGAGCGAGTATTAATCTTTCAATGTTCTTGATTTGATTGAGATAATTTTGCGTCAATGTTTCCTGTGGTATTAAACTGTACAGATCTTGTATTGAGTGCGCATTAATTGATGTAAGGTTGTGTATAAGTCGCTTTATTGGTTGATTGTATTCTTCTTGTATTTGCTTTTTCATCAGGTTAATCTCATCTCTCAACTCGTCATATATAGCAAGTTTTTCTTTAAAAATCCTCGAACTCTTTATGAGGTCATATTCATTTGTACAAGCGAAAGTAAGCGCCTTGCAATTTTGAATTTTTGCGATCCTTCGTTTCTCTTTAAAACTATCACATGATTCAATTGTTTGCGAACCATCTTCTGCCGAACTGATACAGTTTTTGCAACTGACAGGTAATGTTGAAAACAAAACAGAACCATTTTCTTCCGTAATATACTTATCAATCATTAGGATAAATTTCTTTACTATACTGTTCTACCAAAGACTGAAATTCTAATGGTTCTGCATTTTTAGGTAGAAACGAATCAGCTTTCCTTAGCGCTTCATGGAACCTATCTCCAGTATTTTCTGCTGAGTATATTACGATCTTCTTAGAGGGATATTTCTGCTTTAAATTTAATGCAAGTCCAAGTCCTTCATCTTTACAATCTAAAGCTTTACCTACACCTTGAATATCAACGAAAACAATATCGGCATCCCTAATGACAAGATCATCGATATTTTTGATATCCTTAATCGCCTTAATATTTATCCAACCAGATTTTTTCAAAATTTGAACTACTCGAAACTTAGTATCGTCATCAATAAAAATAATCTTCGTCAGTGCCTTTCGCCGTTCTAAACTTTGTCCACTCCCGTCGTTGTCCATTCGACTCAATGGCTTAATTAATGGATCTTGGCTAGTAAAATTAAAAACCGGCGATATAACAGTTTCAGTGTTTCCAGAATTCGATGGTGATATAACGAGTGATGGCTCTTCTTGACCTTTTTCTTTCTCGCCGTTTTTTTTCTTACTTGAAACTCTTTGTGCTATTACTCCAATAACGATCGCTGCGGAACCTGTAAACATTAATTTGTAGATATTCTCTTGCAAGAATTCGAGCATTCTATTGACAATTTTGGTGATAAAATCTTATAACTGTGGTGTACCTCTACGTGGAGTGAGGCGGCATGGAATAAAGCGAATGTACGAAAAAGCAGTTTGTGATAAAAAAAAGCTCGTAAACGTTAAATTTTTCTTGGTAAATACAACATTTTTCGGAATTTGAGATTTTTGGCCGTAATAACATAACACTTAATCTTAATTTGATTTTCATCAAAAGATATTGTATTTGCCGAATATCAATCAGTATTGAGCGTTCGAATCGCTAAAATTGATCTCTTATTGAAGCCTCACCTACAAGCAAAACGCCGGAGATAATGTCTCCGGCGTTTTTGTTTATCATTAAGAGAACACTGTAACACAGCTAAAGGACGATTACCAACTCCGCTATCTTGGCTGCAACTTCTACCATCGTATCCTCTGAAGTACTAAGACCACTTCGCGAACCAAGCAAGGGACTTACTTCACGTAGGGCTTCATAATTTGTGTTATGTACAATTGGAACAAGTAGATCTCGCGCCAACAGAGCCGAAAGTTCTTTGTCAGCGATTCCCTCTCCCTTGAGGCGCTGCAATAGCGAAGGAGTTACCAACACGATTCCTATTCGTGACTTCACCAATCCCTTATCAATTTCGCGAAGCAAAGGTGAACCCAACAAGACGTCTTTTTCACTAAACCAAACAGAGACTCCTTTAGACTCAAGCAGATCGTGAAGCTCTTTGGCAGGACCTTTTCGGTCGTCCCATGCGTGGCAAAGAAAAACATCACGAAGCTCTGGTATGGTTGATCGTCTTTCAACATTTTCACGAATAGGTGTGAGTGTCCGCACCTCAGTAGGTGTGTACATAATGGTAGAACCGGCTCGCGACCAACGTGGCTTAGTGCTTTTTGCAGTTGTAGTTCCGCTGCTTCGGCTACTGAATTTCTCCGACGAAGAGTAAGATGATGAATAAGATGAGGGCGAACTATAGCTGCGATAACGATTACCACATGCGGGGCAGTCTGCTGCTGCACTCGCTGTACGATGTCCACGTACTGGCGCAGTACATCTAGCCATAATGTTAAATTTTAATTTGATCCAATTATTAATTGCTCAAGCTGTGAAGGAAGTGTATAACCAGGTTTCTCCAATATTTATCCAACCATCACGCTGTGATATAAGCGTCATATTTATGGCTGTTCCTCTGTAATGTCCCAGTATTAATCCTTTGGCTTATGTTTGTGAGGTTTTAAATCATGATGTTTAGGTTTGTTCGGAGGATCGACCCATATTCTCTTATCATCTTTACCATCTTGCTTTTTAGGTTTGGGGCCTGGCTTAATTGCTTGGATTTTTTCCATAACAATAATTTCTTTGAGGTCAAAAATTTTAAACGAATTTAGGTATTAAGGTCATACAAAGACAAAATAAGAACAGGGGAAAAATCCTGTTTTTAAATATTGTTCAAATTCCATATGATCTTCAAGTTGCTTATAATCAAAATTAACTGGTTCGTAAACTTTCCGCTACTGGGCACGTAATGGCTCTGTAATCAATTGATTTACAGAGCCATTTTTAATTTATGCTTGTCAATTTTTCACAGGTTTTAACCCTTTCTACCATTATTATTGACAGTCAATTGACAAGTGTAGATTCTGGACCATGTTGACCCACCGTTCTGATTTATGTTGACCCACCATTCTGGGATGCTGACCCACCCATAATTATTAATAAAACAGCTAGTTGCCAAATAATTCTGGGATGTTGACCCACCTGGGTTGCTGTGTTGGATTCACAGCTCGGATTGCCATTCTGGCATGTTGACCCACCTGCGGACAGTCATTAGTAAGGGCTTTTGTTTATTATTTGCTCCTAAAAATGTGGGAGCATGGCACAAACGCCCATTGCAATGGAACAATTAAGACAGCTTTTACAACTTCATAATGATGGAGTTGGAATACGGGAAATGGCACGCCGCATAGGTATTAGCCGCAATAGCGTGCGTAAATATCTGTGTCTACTCTCTGATGATTCTACTCAGGAACAGCCTCCGGATAATAAGACCCTTGCTGAAAAGGCGTATACCAATGACAATACCGTTCATGATATGCATCGACTTGAACAATTGGTTGTCCATTTGAAATACGCCCAGGGAGAATTAGGTAAAGTTGGAGTCACCCGTCAACTGCTTTGGCGGGAATATTTACAGCAGCATCCTGATGGATACGCTTACAGCCATTATTGTCATCACCTTAACCAGTATCTGAAGAAACTGGATGTGACGATGCATATGGAGTACTCCATAGCTGATATGATCATGATCGACTTCGCAGGTAAAAAGCTCCATTATATTGATCTTGCTACCGGAGAACTGGTCGAATGCGAAGTGTTTATCGCAATTCTGCCTTTTAGCGGACTTATCTTCTGTGAGGCAGTACGCAGCCAGCAAACAGCCGACTTCGTTCATTGCATCAACGCTATGCTGTTATTCTATGGAGGAGCTCCTAATACGATTCTCTGTGATAACCTAAGAACCGCAGTAAAGCAGCCAAATCGCTATGAACCATTGTTTACTGATATCTGTACGCAACTCAGTGAGCATTATACCACTACCTTTAGCGCAACCAGACCATACAGCCCACGTGATAAAGCGATGGTCGAAAAAGCGGTAAATATCATTTATAACAACGTATACGGCCCACTCAGGAAACGGGAGTTTACCAGTCTTAAGGCACTTAATGCGGCTGTGCATGAACAATTACTGCTACTCAATAATAAACCTTATAAAGGCACGCCTTACAGTCGCTGGCATTATTTTGAACAGCAGGAACAATCCTCTCTGAAGCCACTACCGCCCCAACCGTTTAGTGCCAAAAAAGTAGTGCAACTCACTGTTCAGCGTAACTATCACGTACAGCTCTCAGAAGACCACAGGTACTATAGTGTTCCCTATGCCCATGTCGGTAAAAAGGTTAAAGTGCTTTATGATCAACGGACGGTGGAAGTCTATCTGGATCACCAACGCATTGCACTACATCGAAGAGACGGTCACAATAAAGCATATACAACACTGGCCGAACATATGCCGCCTCATCACCAGCGTATGCAACAGATCAAAGGATGGAACCGCGAGGATCTGTTGCAACAGGCAGCTCGTATTGGGACATCGACCCATCAGGCAGCAGGCATAATGCTTGAAAACAGTGTAAGTATCCGGAAGACAGCACCTATTTAATGACTTTGGAGAGCGTTACTTTTGCTTCGTGATCCAGATATGAGGTAGGAGCTCTTTGACTCTGTTGATAGGATGGTCGTTAATGACCGTTAAAACGTCCTTTAGCCAAAGGCTGGGATTAATGTTATGTAGTTTACAGGTTCCGATCAGGCTGTAGAGCATTGCAATTCGCTTTGCTGATTCATGGCTCCCGGCAAAGAGGTAATTCTTTCGGCCTATAACAGTCGCTCTTATAGATCTCTCAGCCGCGTTATTATCTGGATGTAGCTTTCCATCATACACGAAGGCACAGAGTTTATCCCAGCGTTTTATACTATAGGCGAGGGCTTTTCCTATCGGGCTTTGTGGAAGTACCTGCTTGTATTGGTCTTCCATCCAGCTTCCTAATTCCTTCAGTATAGGTAAGGAGTGCTTCTGTCTTGAAGCTGCTCGTTTTTCATTGTCGTGATTTAACGCCCTGCTATCGCGTTCAATCTGATAGACGAGCTGTAACTGTTCCAATACATGTTTTGCTCTTTCCTGGTCGCTGTAAATAGCGTCAGAGAAGTACCTTCTTGCATGAGCAAGACAGTGGATCAATGTTATATTATTGGTATCAACAATGCTGTTATATGCAGAGTAAGCGTCTGTTTGCAGCGTACCATAAAAATCTTTCAGCATTTCTGCGGGTCCTTCCCGGCCACGTCCGGGTTGATAATCAAAGACAAGCAGCTTGTTAATACTATCCTGATAGAGCCAGTAATACCCCCGATGAGTACTCCCTTTCTTATCCTTGTCAAGCACTGGTACCGAGTCGAGTAGGCAAGGGCATTTCAGCCCAAGCCTCTCACAGCACCGTGCGTGATAGTCTCCCATCACACGGCGCTTCCAGATTAGCAATACAATTAATATGGGCGAATAAATGACCAGTGTTCAAATAATCGGGGATTGGTTTCGTAGACTCTTACAAGCCATCTATGCGCCCGTCCCTTTCCAAGCTTTCTATTTTCCATTATCCATCTTACCAATTTTAGATTTAGCCAGTACCACAATCCATGTGTTGTCCACTTTGAGTATACACAATAATACTGATACCATCCCCTGATTTTAGGGTTTAGTATCCTTGCGATGTTCAAAATCGTGCCTTGGAAACGTCTTCTTACTACCTCTCTCACTTTTTGCCTAACTGCTTTTTTAGACGAGTCACTCATACACGGAAAATACATAAGTTTCCAGCCATTCT
The DNA window shown above is from Chitinophaga agri and carries:
- a CDS encoding toll/interleukin-1 receptor domain-containing protein: MYTPTEVRTLTPIRENVERRSTIPELRDVFLCHAWDDRKGPAKELHDLLESKGVSVWFSEKDVLLGSPLLREIDKGLVKSRIGIVLVTPSLLQRLKGEGIADKELSALLARDLLVPIVHNTNYEALREVSPLLGSRSGLSTSEDTMVEVAAKIAELVIVL
- the istA gene encoding IS21 family transposase; its protein translation is MAQTPIAMEQLRQLLQLHNDGVGIREMARRIGISRNSVRKYLCLLSDDSTQEQPPDNKTLAEKAYTNDNTVHDMHRLEQLVVHLKYAQGELGKVGVTRQLLWREYLQQHPDGYAYSHYCHHLNQYLKKLDVTMHMEYSIADMIMIDFAGKKLHYIDLATGELVECEVFIAILPFSGLIFCEAVRSQQTADFVHCINAMLLFYGGAPNTILCDNLRTAVKQPNRYEPLFTDICTQLSEHYTTTFSATRPYSPRDKAMVEKAVNIIYNNVYGPLRKREFTSLKALNAAVHEQLLLLNNKPYKGTPYSRWHYFEQQEQSSLKPLPPQPFSAKKVVQLTVQRNYHVQLSEDHRYYSVPYAHVGKKVKVLYDQRTVEVYLDHQRIALHRRDGHNKAYTTLAEHMPPHHQRMQQIKGWNREDLLQQAARIGTSTHQAAGIMLENSVSIRKTAPI
- a CDS encoding sensor histidine kinase, whose amino-acid sequence is MIDKYITEENGSVLFSTLPVSCKNCISSAEDGSQTIESCDSFKEKRRIAKIQNCKALTFACTNEYDLIKSSRIFKEKLAIYDELRDEINLMKKQIQEEYNQPIKRLIHNLTSINAHSIQDLYSLIPQETLTQNYLNQIKNIERLILAQPDEAAKTFLRIAKNNASMKTEFSVFKKLYETDPILQPRYHPVRKVIFNLLYIFFPDFTDQYIYVNVQENYDKLYIDYESMHVAFYHLIENATKYAKPGSTIDISFSNKEKEFSIDFRMLSLKIEEDEKLKILEENYSGSQAKKEGKSGNGIGLHLVNKILEMNRAQLIVLNNVDKSSKFLGGVPYEWNIFRIIFRIDGSDKSAS
- a CDS encoding response regulator transcription factor — translated: MLEFLQENIYKLMFTGSAAIVIGVIAQRVSSKKKNGEKEKGQEEPSLVISPSNSGNTETVISPVFNFTSQDPLIKPLSRMDNDGSGQSLERRKALTKIIFIDDDTKFRVVQILKKSGWINIKAIKDIKNIDDLVIRDADIVFVDIQGVGKALDCKDEGLGLALNLKQKYPSKKIVIYSAENTGDRFHEALRKADSFLPKNAEPLEFQSLVEQYSKEIYPND
- the tnpC gene encoding IS66 family transposase — encoded protein: MLDKDKKGSTHRGYYWLYQDSINKLLVFDYQPGRGREGPAEMLKDFYGTLQTDAYSAYNSIVDTNNITLIHCLAHARRYFSDAIYSDQERAKHVLEQLQLVYQIERDSRALNHDNEKRAASRQKHSLPILKELGSWMEDQYKQVLPQSPIGKALAYSIKRWDKLCAFVYDGKLHPDNNAAERSIRATVIGRKNYLFAGSHESAKRIAMLYSLIGTCKLHNINPSLWLKDVLTVINDHPINRVKELLPHIWITKQK